The Litorilinea aerophila DNA window CCAACGAGGAGCTGGTGGGCGAAGCCCTGGAGCCCTTCAAGGGGCAGGTGGTGATCGCGACCAAGTTCGGCTTCAAGCATGGCCCCAACGGTCCACACCCGACGGTGGGGCTGGACAGCCGGCCGGAGCAGATCAAGCGGGTGGCCGAGGCCTCCCTCAAGCGGCTGCGGGTGGAGGCCATCGACCTCTTCTACCAGCACCGTCCCGACCCGAATGTGCCCATGGAAGATGTGGCCGGCGCGGTGCAGGACTTGATCCGGGAAGGCAAGGTCAAGCATTTTGGCCTCTCCGAAGCCAACGCGGAGCAGATCCGCCGGGCCCATGCAGTGCAGCCGGTGACGGCCCTGCAAAGCGAGTACTCCATCTGGTGGCGGGCCATCGAAGAGAACGGCGTGCTTGCCACCTGCGAGGAGCTGGGCATCGGCCTGGTACCCTACAGCCCCTTGGGCCGCGGCTACCTGACCGGCAAGATCGACGAAAACACCACCTTTGCGCCCAACGACATCCGCAGCCGTAACCCCCGCTTCACCAAAGAAGCCATCCGGGCCAACCGGGTGGTGGTGGAATTGCTGGAGCGCATCGGCAAGGAAAAGGACGCCACGCCGGCCCAGATTGCCCTGGCCTGGCTCCTGGCCCAGAAGCCCTGGATCGTGCCCATCCCCGGCACCCGCAAGCTGGAACGGCTGGAGGAGAACCTGGGCGCGTTGAATGTGCAGTTGACGGCACAAGACCTGGATGAGATCCGCGAGGCGATGAGTCAGATCCAGGTGGTGGGCGACCGGTATTGATCATCCGTCAGCAAAAAGGGGTTCATCACCGCCGAGACAGAGAGGGCGCGGAGGAAGCCCAGAGAGCTCAGAGAAAACTCAACGTGCTCTGCGTCTCTACGGCACCGTGCGGCTCGGCCAGTTCGACGGCGGCGCGGATGCCATCAACGCCCTCATCAGCCAGAGCAGCGACTTCGTCGCAACGATTGAACTTGCGAACTGATTCTTGAGGCTTGTGGACCATGGCAAAAATCTTCATCACCGGCTCGGCGGACGGCCTGGGCCAACTGGCGGCCCAGGCCCTGGTCGCCCAGGGACACGAAGTCGTCCTTCACGCACGCAACCCGGACCGGGTCCAGGACGCCCTTGGTCGGACACCGGGCGCCGTGGGCGCCATCCCGGGCGATCTGTCCAGCGTGGAAGAAATCAAGCATGTGGCCGAGGCGGCCAACCGGTGGGGCACCTTTGATGCGGTGATCCACAATGCCGGCATCTACCGCTCTCCCTCGCGGGAGGTCTTCGTGGTCAACGCCCTGGCGCCCTATCTGCTCACCTGCCTGATACAACGGCCCAAGCGCCTGATCTACCTGAGTTCCGACATGCATCTGCAAGGACGTGCCAACCTTGAAGAGCTCGCCAGGGACCAAAGCCGGGTCAGCTATTCCGATTCGAAGCTGTACGTCACCATGCTCTGCATGGCCGTGGCCCGCAAATGGCGGGACGTCTACACCAACGCCGTGGATCCGGGCTGGGTGCCCACCAGGATGGGCGGCCCCGGCGCGCCGGATGACCTGCAGAAGGGCTACGAGACCCAGGTGTGGCTGGCGGTCAGCGACGATCCTGCCGCAAAAGTGAGCGGCAAGTACTTCTACCACCAGCAGGAGCGGGCCTACAATCCCCAGGCCGGCGACGTCCCCCTGCAGGAGCGATTTCTGGATATTTGCGAAACGCTCACAGGGGTCCCGTTGCCGGCGTAGATCGGCTTCCAGTCGCCGTGCCCGCCCGCTGGCGCCACGCCCCGGCGGATGAAGGAAGAGCGACAGATATACAGCCATAAACTGCGCCTACAGGAGAGTTTGCATTCATGCGGAGGGAACGATGACCCCATGGACAGACGAAGAACTGAACCGGATCGGTAATGCCGAGGAGCTCGAAATCGCGCCGCGGCGTCCCAACGGCCAGCTGCGCACGCCACTGCCCATCTGGGTGGTGCGCGTGGGGGACGACCTCTATGTGCGCTCCTATCGCGGGCGTGCCGGCGCCTGGTACCGCGCCGCGCTGGCGACCCACGAAGGTCGCATCCGGGCCGGCGGCGTGGAAAAGGACGTGGTCTTCGTGGAGGAGACCGACCCCGGGCTCAACGACCAGATCGACGCCGCCTACCGGGCCAAATACGGACGCTATCCCCAGTACGTGGCGCCCATGGTGACGCCCGAAGTGCGGGCGACTACGCTCAAGTTGGCGCCCCGCTGATCATTGATCATTCAGGAGGATTGAAATGAACTACGTCAAACTCGGCAACACCGGCCTGGACGTCTCCCCCATCTGCCTGGGCTGCATGAGCTTCGGCTCGGCGGAGGGGTGGGTCCACAACCCCTGGGCCCTGAACGAGGAGGAGAGCCGCACTATCATCAAGCGCGCGCTGGAGCTGGGCATCAACTTCTTCGACACGGCCAACGTCTATGCCCGGGGCGTCAGCGAGGAGATCCTGGGCCGGGCCATCCGGGACTTCGCCAACCGGGATGAAGTGGTCATCGCCACCAAGGTGCGTGGGCGCATGCACGAGGGCCCCAACGGCGAGGGGCTCTCCCGCAAGGCCATCCTGAGCCAGCTGGACAAGAGCCTGCAGCGGCTGGACATGGACTACGTGGACCTCTACATCATCCATCGCTGGGACTACAACACGCCCATCGAGGAGACCATGGAGGCGCTCCACGACGTGGTCAAGGCCGGTAAGGTCCGCTACATCGGCGCATCGGCCATGTGGACATGGCAATTCCAGAAAGCGTTGTACGTGGCCGAAAAACATGGCTGGACCCGCTTCGTCTCCATGCAGAACCACTACAACCTCATCTACCGGGAAGAGGAGCGGGAGATGATGCCCCTGTGCCGGGCTGAAGGGATCGCCTCCACGCCCTACAGCCCCCTGGCGTCGGGGCGGCTGGCCCGAGATTGGAGCGAGACCACCACGCGCTACGAGACGGATCCCATCGCCAAACAGAAGTACGACGCCATGGCCGAGGCGGACCGCCGGGTGGTGGAACGGCTGGCGGAGGTGGCCGGGAAGCACGGCGTGCCCCGGGCCCAGATCGCCCTGGCCTGGCTCCTGCACAAGAAGCCGGTGGTCGCGCCCGTCATCGGCGCCACCAAGGTGTCCCATGTGGAAACCGCGGTGGGAGCGGTCTCCATCGAGCTGACTCCGGAAGAGATCGCGTATCTGGAAGAGCCCTACATCCCCCACCCTGTCGTCGGGCACAACTGAACTGGACGATGACCAATGTGCGAAGTTGACGGCGCCGCGCACCCGTCCTGCCTGCTCCTGCCCCATCCTCGAGCAGTGAAGGCCATCGAACGGTGGCGCGGTTGGGGACGCCGGTTTACGGGCAGGCTCAACCCGCCAGCTTCGTCTCCACCCCCATGAGCTGATGTTGGTGGAGGCGGGCGTAGTGGCCACCCCGGGCCAGCAGGGAGGCATGGTCGCCGTCCTCCACGATGCGCCCCCGCTCCATGACGATGATGCGGTCGGCGTTGCGGATGGTACTCAAGCGGTGGGCGATGACCAGGCTGGTCCGGGTGCGCAGGATGCGCTCCAATGCCTCCTGGATCAGGGCCTCGGTGGCGGTGTCGATGCTGCTGGTGGCCTCATCCAGCACCAGGACCCCCTCTGGGTTCAGGGCCAATGCCCGGGCCAGGGCCAGGAGCTGGCGCTGCCCCTGGGAGAGATTTTCGCCGTTGGGCAGGACCTGGAAGTCGTAGCCGCCGGGCAGTTCCTCGATGAAGCGGGCCGCGTTGCTGAACTCGGCCGCCCGCCGCACGTCCTCGTCGCTCAGGTCGTCCCGGTAGAGGCGAATGTTGAAGGCGATGGTGCCGGCCAGGCAGACGGGATCCTGGGGCACCACCGCCACGGCCCGGCGCAGGTCGGTGAGGCGATAGCGCCGCAGGTCTACGCCGTCCAGCAGGATCTGCCCCCGGCGGGGGTCATAGTGGCGGGCCAGCAGGCTGACCAGGCTGGACTTGCCGGCGCCGGTGGGGCCCACCACCGCCACCGACTGGCCAGGCGGAATGTGGAGGTCGATCCCCCGCAGGACCGGCTCGTCGGGGACGTACCAAAAGTGAACGTTGCGGAACTCGATCTCTCCCCGCACCCGGGTCAGGGGCACCGGGTCGGGCGGGTCCTGCACCTTGGGCCTGGTGTTCAACATGGCGTAGATGCGCTCCGCCGCGCCCAGGGCCACCTGGACGGTGTTGTACTCCTGGGAGAGGCGCAGGACCGGCTGGAAGGCCCGCTCGGTGTACTGGACAAAGGCCACCAGCGTCCCCAGGGTGGCCCAGCCGGCCAGCACCCCCTGCCCGCCGCCGTAGAGGATCAGCCCCAGCCCCACCGAGGAGAGGATCTCCTGCACCGAGAGGAAGAGGGCGCTGTGCCAGCGCAGCTCGATGAGGGCCTCCCGGTAGCGCTTGTTGTAGGCCTCGAATTCCCGCTCGCTCTCATCCTCCCGGTTGAAGAGCTGCACCACTGTCATGCCATGGAGGTGCTCGTTCAAAAAGGCGCTGATGCGGGCCTGGGCCGAACGCTCGCCGCTGGAGGACCTGCGGATGCGGGCCCGGAAGTAGCGGGTCACCACGGCCACCACCGGCAGGACAGCCAGGGAGAGGAGCGCCAGCCGCCAGTTCACCATAAACATGACCACCACGACAACGATCAGGGTGACCCCCTCCACCAGGACGATGACGATGCTGCGGGAGAGCACCGCGTTGAGCTGGTCGATGTCGTTGGTCAGGCGAGAGACCAGCTCACCGGTGGAGGTCTGGGTCAGGAAGCCGTGGTCCTGGCGCAGGATGTGGTCGAAAAGGCGGCTGCGCAGGTCGGCCAGGGCCCGCTGCCCGGCCTGCTGCAGGAAATAGGTGAAGGCGAAGGTGAGGCCGTAGAGCCCCAGGGCTGTGGCGCCGTAGAGCGCGGTGATCCACCACAGGGAGCGCATCTCGCCCCGGGCGATGGGGCCGTCGATGGCCTGCTGGAGCAGGTAGGGCGGCACCACGTTCAAGGCCGACGTCCCCAGCATGAGGACCAGGGCCATGATCAGCCAGCGCTTGTAGGGCGCCAGAGAGCTGCCCAACAGCTTGAACAGGGCCGAATCCTGGTCGGCCACTTCGGTCAAGGAGCGCTGTTCCAGCTCCTCGGCCGCCGGGTCTTCCACCTGGAATCGGTCGTCGGGCGGTTCGTTTTCCCGGGCACGTCCGTTTGAATCGGGTTTAGGCTTTGGCATGGGCTCTCTCCTCACTCGCCTGTTCCACCTCTCGGCGGTACATCTCCGCGTAGAAGCCACCTTGGGCCAGCAGACTTTCGTGGGTTCCCTGCTCCACAATCCGGCCGTGATCCAACACGATGATCTGGTCGGCGTCCTGAACTGCGGCCAGCCGCTGGGAGACGATGATCCGGGTGCATTGGGTCTGGCTGTGGCGCAGCTCGTGCAGGATCTCGGCCGCGGTCTTCATATCCACGCTGGCCAGGGCGTCATCCAGCAGCAGCACCTTGGGGTTGCGCACCAGGGCCCGGGCGATGGCCGCCCGCTGCTTCTGCCCGCCGGAGAGGGTGGCTCCCCGCTCGCCCACCATGCTGTCCAGCCCCCGGGGCAACTGGGAAAGGTCGTTGGAGAGGCGGGCCTGCTCCATGGCCTGGTAGATGCGGGCGTCGGGCACGTAGGGAATGCCCAGGGCAATGTTGTTGCGCAGGGGCATGCTGAAGAGGAGGGACTCCTGGGGCACGTAGACCACCGTGCGCCGCAGGGTGGAAAGCTTCAGCTCCCGCAGGTCGTAGCCATCGATGAGGACCCGGCCTTCGTCCGGGTCGTAGATGCGGCCCAGCAGGCTGATGAGCATGCTCTTGCCGGAGCCGGTGGGCCCCACGATGCCCAGGCTGGAACCGGCGGGGATGTCCAGGTTGATGTGGCGCAAGACCCACCGCTTTTGATCCTCGGCCCAGACGCCCACATCCTCCAGGCGGATATGGCCCTGGAGTTCCACATCTTTGGCGTTGGGTGAGTCGGTGATCTTGGGCCAGCGCTGCAACAGTTCGCCGATGCGGGCGGCCGCGGCGCTCCCCTGCTGCAGCCGCTCGAAGGCTCCGGTGATCTGCTGGGCGCCGCTGTTGAGGAGCCCCAGGTAGACGATGAACTGGACATACTGGCCCACCGTGAGCTGCTGGCGGATGATCATCATGCCGCCCACGAAGACCACCACCGTGGCCGCAATGCGCACCATCAGGCTGGGAAAGGGGGAGATGGCGCCCGACTGGAGCACGAACTTCAGGTTGCGCTCCACGTAGCGCTGGTTGGCCTTGCGGAAGGCCTCACCCACCGCGCTCTCCTGCACATAGGCGGTCAACATGCGGGCTGCGTTCAGATGCTCCTGGGCAAAGGCAGAGAGCTTCGCGATCTCCTGCTGAACCTGGACAAAGGAACGCTCCAGGATGCGTCCCAAACGCACCTGCACGGCGATGCTCACGGTCAGCATCACCACCACCATCACCGCCAGGGCAGGGCTGGTGCGGCTCATGAGCAGACAGCCGATGAGGAGCAGAAAGAGGGCGTGCATGAACATCTGGAAGCCGGCACTGTAGAAGCGCCAGATGTAGATGAAGTCGTTGGTGCTGCGGGCCAGCAGGTCGCCGGTGCCGTAGCGCTGACGAGTCTCCCGGTCGAAGAGCAGGAGCCGGTGGAAGAGATCCTGGCTCATGCGGTAGGTGATGCCGGCTGCGATGTTCCCGGTGAGCATCCGCAGCAGGTAGCGGAAGAGCGCCAGGGTCGCCGAAAGGCCCAGCAGCCCCAGGGCGTAGAGGGCCAGGGTGCGGGGGGGCGCGCCCCGGTTCAGCGCGTCCACCGCCTGCCCCAGCCAGGTGGGGCTGTACGCGCTCGCGCCCGCACCGATGAAGGCATACAGGGTGCCGATGATCAGCGCGCGACGGTAGGGGCGCATGTAGGGGAGTAGGAAACGTAAGCCTGTCTTTTGCAAGGTTCCTCCTTTACACTCCCATTCCTGTCAACCGAAAATCCGGGCAAAGAACACGCCCAATTGCCCCGCACTCCGGGCAACTGGGCGGCCATGTCATCTCATACGCGAATTTTTAGAGAACTGTATTGATCATATCAAAAGATCATACCAATTTACAAATAATTTCCGGTGCGCCGTGGTGCGGCGGATGGCAGCCCTTGCGGTAGGTGCGGTCTCTGGCCGCACGGTGTCGCCAGGCCCTGGGCGGATGCGCAGCTGCGAGCTGCGCCTACAACGGCGTACCCGTTCTTGTAGGGGCGGGCCCCCGTGCCCGCCCGCTGTCGTCAAACCTACACGGACGCCGGTACCCCGTCGATCTGGCCGCCTTCGGCGGGCCAGAGGCCCGCCCTACGTGCCATCGCGCCCGATCCGCGCAGATGGCAGCCCTTGCCACAGGTGTGGTCTCTGGCCGCACGGTGTCACCAGGCCCTGGACGGATGCGCAGCTGCGAGCTGCGCCTACGACATGGCGACGGTTTTCGTACGGGGACGGTTGACACGCCCCCACCCCTGGTCGATAATGCGTTCCAAGGCTGTCAAATGGGCCGGTTCCAGGCCGGCCCTCGCGGTACCCATGTGCCAGAGAAAGGGGGAACCATGTCCACGCGCCCACAGGAAGCCATGGACCCGGACGTTGATTGGCTTCTTCAGCATTCCATGCTGCGCCAGGCCGGAGAGCTGGCCACCCGCTACAGCGGTCGGGGAGCGCTGTGGCGGCATCCCTATGCCCAGGCCCGTCCCCGAGCAGCCGCCTCCCTGGCTTCGGTCTGGTTCACCGCCTACCCACCCGCCATCATCACCCGAGAGGGCGAAAGTGTCCTCCGGACCCTGGGGGACGAAGCCCTCTGGGCCACCTTCCAGGCCATCGGCATCCAGGCCCTCCACACGGGCCCCATGAAACAGGCCGGCGGCCTGCGGGGCCGGGAGTTTACCCCCACGGTGGACGGCCACTTCGACCGCATCGGCCTGGCCATCGACCCGGTCTTCGGCACCCAGGAGGAGTTCATCGCCATGGCCCAGACGGCCCAGGCCCACGGCGCCGTCATCGTGGATGACATCATCCCCGGCCATACGGGCAAGGGGCCAGACTTCCGCCTGGCCGAACGCCGCTACCAGGACTACCCGGGCCTCTACCACATGGTGGAGATCGAGCCGGCAGATTGGGCGCTCCTGCCTCCGGTGCCGGCGGGCCGGGACTCGGTCAACCTGCGTCCGGAAACGGTGGACCGGCTCCAGGAGCGGGGGTACATCGTGGGCCGCCTGCCCCGGGTGATCTTCTACGAGCCAGGCGTCAAAGAGACCAACTGGAGCGCCACCGACGTGGTCCGGGGCGTGGACGGTGTGGAGCGACGCTGGGTCTACCTGCACTACTTCAAAGAGGGCCAGCCCACCCTCAACTGGCTGGATCCCTCCTTCGCCGCGCCCCGCCTGGTTCTGGGGGACGCCCTCCACTCCCTGGGCGTGCTGGGCGCGTCCATGCTGCGGCTGGACGCCAATGGCTTCCTGGGCATTGAACGGCGGCCCGATGGCCCCGCCTGGTCCGAGGGACATCCCCTCTCCATCATCGCCAATCAGCTCATCGCCGGCCTGGTGCGCAAGATGGGTGGCTTCACCTTCCAGGAGCTGAACCTGACCGTGGACGACATCGCGGCCATGTCCCAGGGCGGCGCCGACCTCTCCTACGACTTCATCACCCGGCCCGCCTATCACCACGCCCTGGTCACCGGCGACATCGGCTTCCTGCGCCTGATGCTCCACACCATGCACCAGTACGCCATCGACCCGGCCTCCCTCATCCACGCCCTGCAGAACCACGACGAGCTCACCCTGGAGCTGGTCCACTTCTGGACCCGTCACCGGGACGACCGGTACACCCTGCAGGGTCGTGAATGGCGCGGCGGCGAGCTGCGGGAGGCGATCCGGCAGGAGATGTACCGGCGGCTGACCGGCGAACAGGCCCCCTACAACCTGCCCTTTGTGACCAACGGCGTCGCCTCTACTACGGCCAGCGTGATCGCGGCCGCCCTGGGCATCCGGGACCTCACCCGGCTCACCCCGGCCCAGCAGCGACAGATCCAGCAGGCCCACCTGTTGCTGGCCATGTACAACGCCTTCCAGCCGGGGGTCTTCGCCCTCTCCGGCTGGGATCTGGTGGGCGCGTTGCCCCTGCCCCGAGAGGCAGTGGCCCCTCTCCTGGCCGATGGCGACACCCGCTGGATCAACCGGGGCGCCTATGACCTCATGGACGCCAATCCCGGGGCCATCCATTCGTCGGCCGGCCTGCCCAAGGCGCCTGCCCTCTACGGCTCCCTGCCCGAGCAGCTCCAGAGGCCGGATTCATTCGCCAGCCAGCTTCAGCGGTTGCTGGCCGTACGCCAGCAGTATCGCCTCTTCGCCGCCCGCCAGGTGGAGATCCCGGAGGTGCAGCATCCCTCCCTGCTGGTGATGGTCCACGAGCTGCCCGACGACCCGGCCATCCAGGTGACCGCGCTCAACTTTGGCAGCCGCCCCCTGGAGGAAGCCGTTCCCCTGGCCAGCGTCCAGGCTGGCGAGGTAACGGACATGCTGAGCGGCCAGTCCATCGGCCAGTTGGATCCCCAGGGCAGGCTGCCCGTGCGCCTGGGAGGCTACACGGGCAGCTCATACCTGATTCGGCAGTAAATTTCAACAGAGGGTCATTCGCAGGTCCCGTTTCCATACGGGACCGCCTGGGTCCAGCACCGGTGCGGTATGAGAACCGCACCGACGCGCCCTTTCCTACACCCGGAGCAGGCTCCAGGGGGCGGGCGCTCAACCCGCCGGCGGCTCCCGGAACAGGCCGCGGATGGCGTCTGCCGGGACCTCCACCTGCGGGTCGAAGGCCGGGCTGCCCAGGTAGACCACCAG harbors:
- a CDS encoding aldo/keto reductase, with amino-acid sequence MQMRVLGKSGLQVSALGLGCMRMSFGDTPTDKQEMIELIHAAVDRGITFFDTAEVYGPFTNEELVGEALEPFKGQVVIATKFGFKHGPNGPHPTVGLDSRPEQIKRVAEASLKRLRVEAIDLFYQHRPDPNVPMEDVAGAVQDLIREGKVKHFGLSEANAEQIRRAHAVQPVTALQSEYSIWWRAIEENGVLATCEELGIGLVPYSPLGRGYLTGKIDENTTFAPNDIRSRNPRFTKEAIRANRVVVELLERIGKEKDATPAQIALAWLLAQKPWIVPIPGTRKLERLEENLGALNVQLTAQDLDEIREAMSQIQVVGDRY
- a CDS encoding SDR family NAD(P)-dependent oxidoreductase encodes the protein MAKIFITGSADGLGQLAAQALVAQGHEVVLHARNPDRVQDALGRTPGAVGAIPGDLSSVEEIKHVAEAANRWGTFDAVIHNAGIYRSPSREVFVVNALAPYLLTCLIQRPKRLIYLSSDMHLQGRANLEELARDQSRVSYSDSKLYVTMLCMAVARKWRDVYTNAVDPGWVPTRMGGPGAPDDLQKGYETQVWLAVSDDPAAKVSGKYFYHQQERAYNPQAGDVPLQERFLDICETLTGVPLPA
- a CDS encoding DUF2255 family protein; protein product: MTPWTDEELNRIGNAEELEIAPRRPNGQLRTPLPIWVVRVGDDLYVRSYRGRAGAWYRAALATHEGRIRAGGVEKDVVFVEETDPGLNDQIDAAYRAKYGRYPQYVAPMVTPEVRATTLKLAPR
- a CDS encoding aldo/keto reductase, with protein sequence MNYVKLGNTGLDVSPICLGCMSFGSAEGWVHNPWALNEEESRTIIKRALELGINFFDTANVYARGVSEEILGRAIRDFANRDEVVIATKVRGRMHEGPNGEGLSRKAILSQLDKSLQRLDMDYVDLYIIHRWDYNTPIEETMEALHDVVKAGKVRYIGASAMWTWQFQKALYVAEKHGWTRFVSMQNHYNLIYREEEREMMPLCRAEGIASTPYSPLASGRLARDWSETTTRYETDPIAKQKYDAMAEADRRVVERLAEVAGKHGVPRAQIALAWLLHKKPVVAPVIGATKVSHVETAVGAVSIELTPEEIAYLEEPYIPHPVVGHN
- a CDS encoding ABC transporter ATP-binding protein, which produces MPKPKPDSNGRARENEPPDDRFQVEDPAAEELEQRSLTEVADQDSALFKLLGSSLAPYKRWLIMALVLMLGTSALNVVPPYLLQQAIDGPIARGEMRSLWWITALYGATALGLYGLTFAFTYFLQQAGQRALADLRSRLFDHILRQDHGFLTQTSTGELVSRLTNDIDQLNAVLSRSIVIVLVEGVTLIVVVVVMFMVNWRLALLSLAVLPVVAVVTRYFRARIRRSSSGERSAQARISAFLNEHLHGMTVVQLFNREDESEREFEAYNKRYREALIELRWHSALFLSVQEILSSVGLGLILYGGGQGVLAGWATLGTLVAFVQYTERAFQPVLRLSQEYNTVQVALGAAERIYAMLNTRPKVQDPPDPVPLTRVRGEIEFRNVHFWYVPDEPVLRGIDLHIPPGQSVAVVGPTGAGKSSLVSLLARHYDPRRGQILLDGVDLRRYRLTDLRRAVAVVPQDPVCLAGTIAFNIRLYRDDLSDEDVRRAAEFSNAARFIEELPGGYDFQVLPNGENLSQGQRQLLALARALALNPEGVLVLDEATSSIDTATEALIQEALERILRTRTSLVIAHRLSTIRNADRIIVMERGRIVEDGDHASLLARGGHYARLHQHQLMGVETKLAG
- a CDS encoding ABC transporter ATP-binding protein, whose product is MQKTGLRFLLPYMRPYRRALIIGTLYAFIGAGASAYSPTWLGQAVDALNRGAPPRTLALYALGLLGLSATLALFRYLLRMLTGNIAAGITYRMSQDLFHRLLLFDRETRQRYGTGDLLARSTNDFIYIWRFYSAGFQMFMHALFLLLIGCLLMSRTSPALAVMVVVMLTVSIAVQVRLGRILERSFVQVQQEIAKLSAFAQEHLNAARMLTAYVQESAVGEAFRKANQRYVERNLKFVLQSGAISPFPSLMVRIAATVVVFVGGMMIIRQQLTVGQYVQFIVYLGLLNSGAQQITGAFERLQQGSAAAARIGELLQRWPKITDSPNAKDVELQGHIRLEDVGVWAEDQKRWVLRHINLDIPAGSSLGIVGPTGSGKSMLISLLGRIYDPDEGRVLIDGYDLRELKLSTLRRTVVYVPQESLLFSMPLRNNIALGIPYVPDARIYQAMEQARLSNDLSQLPRGLDSMVGERGATLSGGQKQRAAIARALVRNPKVLLLDDALASVDMKTAAEILHELRHSQTQCTRIIVSQRLAAVQDADQIIVLDHGRIVEQGTHESLLAQGGFYAEMYRREVEQASEERAHAKA
- the treS gene encoding maltose alpha-D-glucosyltransferase, yielding MSTRPQEAMDPDVDWLLQHSMLRQAGELATRYSGRGALWRHPYAQARPRAAASLASVWFTAYPPAIITREGESVLRTLGDEALWATFQAIGIQALHTGPMKQAGGLRGREFTPTVDGHFDRIGLAIDPVFGTQEEFIAMAQTAQAHGAVIVDDIIPGHTGKGPDFRLAERRYQDYPGLYHMVEIEPADWALLPPVPAGRDSVNLRPETVDRLQERGYIVGRLPRVIFYEPGVKETNWSATDVVRGVDGVERRWVYLHYFKEGQPTLNWLDPSFAAPRLVLGDALHSLGVLGASMLRLDANGFLGIERRPDGPAWSEGHPLSIIANQLIAGLVRKMGGFTFQELNLTVDDIAAMSQGGADLSYDFITRPAYHHALVTGDIGFLRLMLHTMHQYAIDPASLIHALQNHDELTLELVHFWTRHRDDRYTLQGREWRGGELREAIRQEMYRRLTGEQAPYNLPFVTNGVASTTASVIAAALGIRDLTRLTPAQQRQIQQAHLLLAMYNAFQPGVFALSGWDLVGALPLPREAVAPLLADGDTRWINRGAYDLMDANPGAIHSSAGLPKAPALYGSLPEQLQRPDSFASQLQRLLAVRQQYRLFAARQVEIPEVQHPSLLVMVHELPDDPAIQVTALNFGSRPLEEAVPLASVQAGEVTDMLSGQSIGQLDPQGRLPVRLGGYTGSSYLIRQ